In a genomic window of Sphingomonas koreensis:
- the flgC gene encoding flagellar basal body rod protein FlgC, whose translation MDLDSSIGVSASGLRAQSLRMRVIAENLANSDSVATRPGGDPYRRRVATFKSEVDRATGATRVSVRSIEGDKSQFQRVYEPGNPAADATGYVQRPNVNSLIETADMKAAQRSYEANLNAIESARGMTMRTIDLLK comes from the coding sequence ATGGATCTGGATTCATCCATCGGCGTGTCGGCTTCAGGCCTTCGCGCCCAGTCATTGCGGATGCGGGTGATCGCCGAAAATCTGGCGAACTCGGATTCCGTCGCGACCCGGCCGGGGGGCGATCCCTATCGCCGGCGCGTCGCCACCTTCAAGAGCGAGGTGGACCGCGCCACGGGTGCCACGCGCGTTTCGGTCAGATCGATCGAAGGCGACAAGAGCCAGTTCCAGCGCGTCTACGAGCCGGGTAACCCGGCCGCCGACGCGACCGGCTATGTCCAGCGCCCCAACGTCAACAGCCTCATCGAAACCGCCGACATGAAGGCGGCGCAGCGCAGCTACGAGGCCAATCTCAACGCCATCGAATCCGCGCGCGGCATGACCATGCGAACGATCGACCTCCTCAAGTAA
- a CDS encoding helix-turn-helix domain-containing protein → MIKSNRRSDTKKNRAKAILKPISGIDTLRAFIFPNNIREYRRKNNIGSLLQLAQLIGSITYIRLSKIERGEIFARADELRAIGAALNVDPALLLVDIDDPAFDIAAWAAEFQAPDSVDLKADTVAVMLAAALRARRAADDTLTITALEVDYGIAPVILSRIENAYKPFDRWNADIQQALLRLLGVAGAAELESYLAEAHARQELDAFLPLVANPETRIGKTRAKVQALREALGQEEPASPRQRGKATQPVQAKPFLIGSGAAPADGVLDTIHASESATVRLLPVFGAPLNDGLVARIPTGEQVEAPRSAGPRAYGLRICRPTLGSGLPGRSVIVVDPDRFPSAGGLAVIREQEGLRLLSVTFDRQGRMLGYSEHPDREIAIDDVAPEEVATVLSAQFE, encoded by the coding sequence ATGATTAAGAGCAATCGCCGCTCCGATACGAAAAAGAACAGGGCGAAGGCGATTTTGAAACCGATCTCCGGCATCGACACGCTGCGCGCGTTCATCTTTCCGAACAACATTCGGGAATATAGGAGAAAAAACAACATCGGCTCCCTGCTTCAGCTCGCGCAGCTGATCGGGTCGATAACCTATATTCGCCTGTCGAAGATCGAACGCGGAGAGATATTCGCCCGCGCCGACGAACTTCGGGCGATCGGCGCGGCGCTGAACGTCGATCCGGCGCTCCTGCTCGTGGATATCGACGATCCGGCCTTCGACATCGCGGCGTGGGCGGCGGAGTTTCAGGCACCGGATAGCGTTGACCTGAAGGCCGATACCGTCGCGGTCATGCTCGCCGCGGCCCTGCGCGCACGGCGCGCTGCCGACGATACGCTGACTATCACAGCGCTCGAGGTGGATTACGGCATCGCGCCGGTGATCCTCTCGCGCATCGAAAACGCCTACAAGCCGTTCGACCGGTGGAACGCCGACATCCAGCAGGCGCTGCTCCGCCTCCTCGGGGTCGCCGGTGCCGCAGAACTGGAATCCTATCTCGCCGAAGCCCATGCAAGGCAGGAACTGGACGCGTTCCTGCCGCTGGTGGCCAATCCGGAGACGCGGATCGGCAAGACGCGCGCCAAGGTGCAGGCGCTTCGCGAAGCACTCGGGCAGGAAGAGCCCGCCTCGCCGCGGCAGCGTGGCAAGGCAACCCAGCCCGTGCAAGCGAAGCCGTTCCTGATCGGCAGCGGCGCGGCGCCCGCAGACGGCGTGCTGGACACCATCCATGCCTCGGAAAGCGCCACCGTCCGCCTGCTGCCCGTGTTCGGCGCCCCGCTGAACGACGGCCTCGTCGCCCGCATACCCACGGGCGAGCAGGTGGAAGCGCCGCGCAGCGCCGGTCCGCGCGCCTATGGCCTGAGGATCTGCCGGCCGACCCTGGGGTCCGGCCTGCCCGGCCGTTCGGTCATCGTCGTCGATCCGGACCGGTTTCCCTCCGCCGGCGGCCTGGCAGTGATCCGCGAACAGGAAGGTCTGCGCCTGCTGTCCGTCACCTTCGACCGGCAGGGCCGCATGCTGGGTTATAGCGAACATCCCGACAGGGAGATCGCAATCGACGATGTCGCTCCCGAGGAAGTCGCGACGGTCCTGTCCGCCCAGTTCGAATAA
- a CDS encoding flagellar basal body P-ring protein FlgI — MKTFTRSPILTLAALLAALAPVPALARPGPRIKDIVDVQNVRPNQLVGYGLVVGLQGTGDRIRNIPFTEETLQAMLERMGVNVRGAQMLTQNVAAVSVTATMPPFARAGSTIDVQVSALGDATSLQGGTLLVSSLRALDGEIYAVAQGPVAVSGFKAQGAAARLSRGVTTTARIAGGAIIEREVPFVLKSATSLKLALKNPDFTTADRIAGTINRQIPGAAEVLDPATVEVRTPQSFAGSVIDLVTRIENMPVEVDQPARIVINEAAGTVVMGADVRISPVAIAQGGLTISVTETPVASQPGPFSRSGETVTLPRTQITANDGNGASLAMLNGGASLQSLVSGLNALGVSPRDLITILQALKGAGALQAEIAVQ, encoded by the coding sequence ATGAAGACCTTCACGAGATCGCCGATCCTGACGCTGGCCGCGTTGCTGGCGGCGCTGGCGCCGGTCCCGGCGCTGGCGCGTCCCGGCCCGCGCATCAAGGACATTGTCGATGTCCAGAACGTCCGGCCCAACCAGCTGGTCGGCTATGGCCTGGTGGTCGGCCTGCAGGGAACCGGGGACCGGATCCGCAACATTCCGTTCACCGAAGAGACGTTGCAGGCGATGCTGGAGCGCATGGGGGTCAATGTCCGCGGCGCGCAGATGCTGACCCAGAATGTCGCCGCCGTGTCGGTGACGGCGACCATGCCGCCCTTCGCTCGGGCCGGATCGACCATCGACGTACAGGTCTCCGCGCTGGGCGATGCCACCAGTCTGCAGGGCGGGACGCTGCTCGTCTCCTCGCTCCGCGCGCTCGACGGCGAGATCTACGCCGTGGCGCAGGGGCCGGTTGCCGTGTCGGGATTCAAGGCACAGGGTGCCGCCGCGCGTCTCAGCCGTGGCGTCACCACCACCGCGCGGATTGCCGGCGGCGCGATCATCGAGCGCGAGGTGCCGTTCGTGCTCAAGTCCGCAACCAGCCTCAAGCTCGCGCTCAAGAACCCCGATTTCACCACGGCGGACCGGATCGCCGGGACGATCAACCGCCAGATTCCCGGCGCTGCCGAGGTGCTCGATCCGGCCACCGTCGAGGTTCGGACCCCGCAGTCGTTCGCAGGATCGGTGATCGACCTCGTCACTCGCATCGAGAATATGCCGGTAGAGGTCGATCAGCCCGCACGGATCGTCATCAACGAAGCCGCCGGCACGGTCGTCATGGGCGCCGATGTTCGCATCAGCCCCGTCGCCATTGCGCAGGGCGGTCTCACGATCAGCGTCACGGAAACCCCGGTCGCCTCGCAGCCCGGCCCCTTCTCGCGATCGGGCGAGACGGTGACGCTGCCGCGTACCCAGATCACCGCGAACGACGGCAACGGCGCGTCGTTGGCGATGCTCAACGGCGGGGCGTCGCTCCAGTCGCTGGTGTCGGGTCTGAATGCACTGGGCGTCAGCCCGCGCGATCTGATCACCATCCTTCAGGCCTTGAAGGGCGCGGGCGCGCTCCAGGCCGAAATCGCGGTGCAGTAA
- a CDS encoding flagellar biosynthetic protein FliO, producing MDILSLLRMIGALGVVLGLLAGGLWVVRRYEIRLPQKWLSGFAAQGTARRMELVERLALDPRRSVALIRKDGREHMLLIAPEGLLILEAANAPKGGKTNA from the coding sequence ATGGATATCCTGTCACTGCTGCGCATGATCGGCGCACTGGGCGTGGTGCTCGGCCTGCTCGCCGGCGGCCTGTGGGTGGTACGCCGCTACGAGATCCGCCTGCCGCAGAAATGGCTGTCCGGCTTTGCCGCCCAGGGAACCGCGCGCCGCATGGAGCTGGTCGAGCGGCTGGCGCTGGACCCGCGCCGCTCGGTCGCGCTGATCCGCAAAGACGGGCGCGAACACATGCTGCTGATCGCACCGGAAGGCCTGCTGATCCTCGAAGCCGCCAACGCGCCCAAGGGGGGCAAGACGAATGCGTAG
- the flhB gene encoding flagellar biosynthesis protein FlhB, producing MAEADKDKRTHAPTQKRLEDARKKGEVAMAPEMRHATMMIGAVVVIGWTGLSALSGIGNVITRLWGGADDFHLDSHGARDLTAAILGDVALSLAPVMGVLLACALATLFLQGRATLSWSRVAPKWSKLNPASGLKRLFGTRALVEFAKTLAKVIAISVVVYLVLRPRFGGLDQLVGYTPGAVGMAAGRMAFEAIRAVALLVALLAIADFIYQNRAFIKRMRMTFQELKDEHKQSEGDPKIKGKIRQIQMQRARKRMMAAVPEASVIITNPTHYAVALKYDHGAMAAPVVVAKGVDAVALRIREVAKGADVPIVEAPPLARALYAAVEIDRPIPIEHYAAVAEIIGYVMRLARQGRQSA from the coding sequence ATGGCTGAAGCCGACAAGGACAAGCGCACGCACGCCCCGACGCAGAAGCGGCTGGAAGACGCCCGCAAGAAGGGCGAAGTCGCGATGGCGCCGGAGATGCGCCACGCGACGATGATGATCGGCGCGGTCGTCGTCATCGGCTGGACCGGGCTGTCGGCGCTGTCGGGCATCGGTAATGTGATCACGCGCCTGTGGGGTGGCGCCGACGATTTTCACCTCGACAGCCATGGCGCCCGCGACCTCACCGCCGCGATCCTGGGCGATGTCGCGCTCAGCCTCGCCCCGGTCATGGGCGTGCTGCTCGCCTGCGCGCTCGCGACCCTGTTCCTGCAGGGACGGGCGACGCTCAGCTGGTCGCGCGTCGCGCCCAAATGGTCGAAGCTCAATCCCGCATCCGGGCTGAAGCGGCTGTTCGGTACGCGCGCGCTGGTCGAGTTCGCCAAGACGCTTGCCAAGGTCATCGCCATTTCTGTGGTGGTCTATCTGGTGCTGCGGCCGCGCTTCGGTGGGCTCGATCAGCTGGTCGGCTATACCCCGGGCGCAGTCGGCATGGCCGCCGGCCGTATGGCGTTCGAGGCGATCCGTGCGGTCGCCCTGCTGGTGGCGCTGCTGGCGATCGCCGATTTCATCTATCAGAACCGCGCCTTCATCAAGCGCATGCGGATGACCTTCCAGGAGCTGAAGGACGAGCATAAGCAGAGCGAGGGCGATCCCAAGATCAAGGGCAAGATCCGCCAGATCCAGATGCAGCGCGCGCGCAAGCGGATGATGGCCGCAGTTCCGGAAGCCAGCGTGATCATCACCAACCCGACCCATTATGCGGTCGCGCTCAAATATGATCATGGCGCGATGGCTGCGCCGGTGGTTGTGGCCAAGGGCGTCGATGCCGTCGCACTGCGCATCCGCGAAGTGGCGAAAGGGGCGGACGTGCCCATCGTCGAGGCGCCTCCGCTCGCCCGCGCGCTTTACGCCGCGGTGGAAATCGACCGGCCCATTCCCATCGAGCACTACGCCGCGGTCGCCGAGATCATCGGCTATGTGATGCGGCTCGCCCGGCAGGGACGCCAGTCAGCCTAG
- the fliP gene encoding flagellar type III secretion system pore protein FliP (The bacterial flagellar biogenesis protein FliP forms a type III secretion system (T3SS)-type pore required for flagellar assembly.), with protein MRRRLLIGGGIAAALMLMFPEPALAQSVLPGGGDGSTSGLAIQLVLMLTVLSLAPGILMTITSFTRIVVALSLLRSGLGVPGVPPNPVVISLALFLSFFVMAPTFDAAWKGAMVPYNEGKITETQALERASKPFHSFMLKHVRDEDVGLFVQLSGKPAPSRAELPMTTLMPAFMISELRRAFEIGFLLLLPFLVIDLAVAAVLMAMGMMMLPPATISLPMKIIFFVLVDGWALIAGSLVKSFGAPG; from the coding sequence ATGCGTAGGCGCTTGCTGATCGGCGGCGGGATCGCCGCCGCGCTGATGCTGATGTTTCCCGAGCCGGCACTGGCCCAGAGCGTGCTGCCCGGCGGCGGAGACGGATCGACATCGGGCCTGGCGATCCAGCTCGTCCTGATGCTGACGGTGCTGAGCCTCGCGCCCGGCATCCTGATGACCATCACTTCCTTCACCCGCATCGTCGTCGCGCTCTCGCTGCTGCGCTCGGGCCTCGGCGTGCCGGGGGTACCGCCCAATCCGGTGGTGATCAGCCTGGCGCTGTTCCTCTCCTTCTTCGTCATGGCGCCGACCTTCGACGCCGCGTGGAAGGGCGCGATGGTGCCGTATAACGAAGGGAAGATCACCGAGACTCAGGCGCTGGAACGGGCGAGCAAACCGTTCCACAGCTTCATGCTGAAGCATGTCCGCGACGAGGATGTCGGGCTGTTCGTGCAGCTTTCCGGCAAGCCCGCGCCCAGTCGCGCGGAACTGCCGATGACGACGCTGATGCCCGCCTTCATGATCTCCGAACTGCGTCGCGCGTTCGAGATCGGCTTCCTGCTGCTCCTCCCCTTCCTGGTCATCGATCTGGCCGTGGCCGCGGTGCTGATGGCGATGGGCATGATGATGCTGCCGCCCGCGACCATATCCCTGCCGATGAAGATCATCTTCTTCGTGCTCGTCGACGGATGGGCGCTGATCGCAGGATCGCTGGTCAAGAGCTTCGGCGCGCCGGGGTAG
- a CDS encoding FliM/FliN family flagellar motor switch protein: MSVLEGIPIDLSIVLGSTDLPIRQVLKMSRGAMIPLDSGHNDPTRVYVNNELVAEGKILVDGEYMSLEITRVIQRTT, from the coding sequence ATGTCGGTCCTTGAAGGTATTCCCATTGATCTGTCGATCGTGCTCGGTTCCACCGATCTTCCGATCCGCCAGGTGCTGAAGATGAGCCGCGGCGCGATGATCCCGCTCGACAGCGGCCATAACGACCCCACGCGCGTCTATGTGAACAACGAGCTGGTGGCCGAAGGCAAGATCCTGGTCGACGGCGAATATATGTCGCTGGAGATCACCCGCGTCATCCAGCGCACGACCTGA
- a CDS encoding PilZ domain-containing protein, which translates to MRGAAPREARVTTIFLIGKLLSRHGETLCRIRNLSSGGLMAETHVPLAVGDLVQIELKVGDRLPGSVRWTHAGRMGVAFDAPVEVGALLARAAIRTVEQKLVRAPRFAVDCPIELGVEGRRRAGRLVNLSQGGARLNADFEPEKGQLVALAIPGLPERQASVRWIGDGALGLGFAEPLAFEELGVWLAERCQQA; encoded by the coding sequence ATGCGGGGGGCCGCCCCGCGCGAGGCGCGCGTCACTACCATCTTCCTGATCGGCAAGCTGCTGAGCAGGCACGGCGAGACGCTGTGCCGCATCCGCAACCTGTCGAGCGGCGGGCTGATGGCGGAAACGCATGTCCCGCTTGCCGTGGGCGATCTGGTGCAGATCGAGCTGAAGGTCGGCGACCGGCTGCCCGGAAGCGTTCGCTGGACGCATGCCGGGCGGATGGGGGTCGCCTTCGACGCTCCGGTGGAAGTCGGCGCGCTCCTCGCCCGTGCGGCGATACGAACGGTCGAGCAGAAACTGGTCCGCGCGCCGCGATTTGCGGTGGATTGCCCGATCGAACTCGGCGTCGAGGGCCGGCGCCGCGCCGGACGCCTCGTCAATCTCTCGCAGGGCGGCGCGCGACTGAACGCGGATTTCGAGCCCGAGAAGGGGCAGCTCGTGGCGCTCGCCATTCCCGGCCTTCCCGAACGGCAGGCAAGCGTGCGCTGGATCGGCGACGGGGCGCTGGGGCTGGGCTTTGCCGAACCGCTGGCGTTCGAGGAGCTTGGCGTCTGGCTGGCCGAGCGATGTCAGCAGGCATGA
- a CDS encoding putative bifunctional diguanylate cyclase/phosphodiesterase, with product MIKSVAGPRPHSSAALAGSSLTGVSPRQRLQQAVSGIRGTMRPADRLALMLINLDRFKLVNDLCGPAKGDAVLDIVLHERLRRLEGMLAVHLAADEFACLLPFSAEDDTAIAFAGRLQQIIGEPIHIGQHVIYLTASIGLVIEDANAPSADDLLHAASIALSHARESGGDTFRRFHPDMFIDIGNRAELENDLRSSMMRGEIAPYYQPIVTLGSSAPTGFEALARWHHPRQGLVGPDRFLPIADEMGLDRELLFILTRQACRDARDWPPHFTVSINMSPSQLCDPENAVTLLQILFASGLAPGRLIVEITESALIHNLASARETIHSLRNTGVRVALDDFGTGYASLSRLCNLEIDHLKIDRTLIQSLDREAGRKLVKAVVDLGRSLSMPVTAEGIGTHEQASFLRGLDCAYGQGYLFGRPAPAGATRTIALGLADPGEALSI from the coding sequence ATGATCAAGTCTGTCGCGGGACCCAGGCCACATTCCTCCGCCGCGCTGGCCGGAAGCAGCCTGACCGGGGTGTCGCCGCGTCAGCGCCTGCAGCAGGCGGTCTCCGGCATCCGTGGCACGATGCGGCCGGCAGACCGGCTCGCGTTGATGCTCATCAACCTGGACCGGTTCAAGCTGGTCAACGACCTATGCGGTCCTGCCAAGGGCGACGCGGTGCTGGACATCGTGCTGCACGAGCGGTTGAGACGCCTCGAAGGAATGCTCGCGGTCCATCTCGCCGCCGACGAATTCGCCTGCCTTCTGCCATTTTCGGCCGAGGACGATACCGCCATCGCCTTTGCCGGGCGCTTGCAGCAGATCATCGGCGAACCGATCCATATCGGCCAGCACGTCATCTACCTGACCGCATCCATCGGTCTTGTGATCGAGGATGCCAACGCACCGTCCGCCGACGACCTCCTGCACGCGGCCTCGATCGCGCTGTCTCATGCGCGCGAATCCGGCGGCGATACCTTCCGCCGGTTTCACCCCGACATGTTCATCGACATCGGCAATCGCGCCGAGCTTGAGAACGACCTTCGTTCCAGCATGATGCGGGGCGAGATCGCCCCCTATTATCAACCGATCGTGACGCTTGGCAGCAGTGCGCCGACGGGTTTCGAGGCGCTCGCGCGATGGCATCATCCGCGGCAAGGCCTTGTGGGGCCCGATCGCTTCCTGCCCATTGCCGACGAGATGGGGCTGGATCGCGAACTGCTGTTCATCCTGACCCGCCAGGCCTGCCGCGATGCGCGCGACTGGCCGCCGCATTTCACGGTCTCGATCAACATGTCACCGTCGCAGCTCTGCGATCCCGAGAACGCCGTCACGCTGCTGCAGATCCTGTTCGCGTCCGGGCTCGCGCCCGGGCGGCTGATCGTGGAGATCACCGAAAGCGCGTTGATCCACAATCTGGCGAGTGCGCGGGAGACCATTCATTCGCTGCGCAACACCGGGGTCAGGGTCGCGCTGGATGATTTCGGCACCGGCTATGCCAGCCTCAGCCGCCTCTGCAATCTCGAGATCGATCACCTGAAGATCGACCGGACCCTGATCCAGTCGCTCGATCGCGAAGCCGGCCGCAAGCTGGTGAAAGCGGTGGTCGATCTCGGCCGGAGCCTGTCCATGCCGGTGACCGCCGAAGGCATCGGCACGCATGAGCAGGCCAGCTTCCTGCGCGGATTGGATTGCGCTTATGGCCAGGGCTATCTGTTCGGCCGCCCGGCGCCTGCCGGGGCGACACGGACCATCGCGCTCGGGCTCGCCGATCCGGGCGAAGCGCTGTCGATCTGA
- a CDS encoding flagellar hook-basal body complex protein FliE, with amino-acid sequence MAIGTLDAAAAYGRSLKTLAPVARETVVAPVPGEGAGGSFGSMVQNLVSDAAGSLRAAEAESAKQVAGKGDMIDVVTAIGSAEMALDTVVAVRDRVVSAYSEIMRMQI; translated from the coding sequence ATGGCAATCGGAACCCTCGACGCGGCGGCCGCCTATGGCCGCTCGCTCAAGACTCTTGCGCCCGTCGCGCGCGAAACCGTCGTCGCACCGGTCCCCGGCGAGGGCGCCGGCGGCAGCTTCGGATCGATGGTCCAGAACCTGGTCAGCGACGCCGCCGGATCGCTGCGTGCTGCCGAAGCGGAAAGCGCCAAGCAGGTGGCGGGGAAGGGCGACATGATCGACGTCGTCACCGCGATCGGCTCGGCCGAAATGGCGCTCGACACGGTTGTTGCGGTCCGCGATCGCGTGGTCAGCGCCTATTCCGAAATCATGCGGATGCAGATCTAG
- a CDS encoding flagellar biosynthesis protein FlgN — translation MTSLTLLMNEEAERLRGRERALDLAELAAAKARLVARLEEILARRNRHQPQWTDEMDEETRTRLTECLAELRSASAANASILERQIDLSMEMMSAIANEARRLAGNRAYTYGASGDLARMDLATPISFNTQY, via the coding sequence ATGACCTCGCTCACGCTCCTGATGAATGAGGAGGCCGAGCGCCTGCGCGGCCGGGAGCGCGCGCTGGATCTGGCGGAACTCGCGGCCGCCAAGGCCCGGCTGGTCGCGCGGCTCGAGGAGATTCTGGCCCGGCGCAACCGGCACCAGCCGCAATGGACGGATGAAATGGACGAGGAGACGCGTACGCGCCTGACCGAATGCCTCGCCGAGTTGCGCAGTGCGTCGGCGGCCAATGCCAGCATCCTCGAGCGCCAGATCGACCTGTCGATGGAGATGATGTCGGCGATCGCCAATGAAGCACGGCGTCTGGCCGGCAACCGCGCCTACACCTATGGTGCGAGCGGCGACCTGGCCAGGATGGACCTGGCAACGCCGATTTCGTTCAATACCCAATATTGA
- a CDS encoding rod-binding protein, with the protein MPDPITPAVPAMPRTNTAAAKVARDFEGVFAGQVAKIMMESVEMDGDFNGGAGEEMFRGILAEQIGSRIAQGRGLGIASIVEAQIVRLQGGQGDAQ; encoded by the coding sequence ATGCCGGATCCGATCACGCCTGCGGTGCCGGCGATGCCGCGCACCAACACCGCCGCCGCCAAGGTCGCGCGCGATTTCGAAGGCGTCTTTGCCGGGCAGGTCGCCAAGATCATGATGGAATCGGTCGAGATGGATGGCGATTTCAACGGCGGCGCGGGGGAAGAGATGTTCCGCGGCATCCTGGCCGAACAGATCGGCAGCCGGATCGCGCAGGGGCGCGGTCTGGGCATCGCATCGATCGTCGAGGCGCAGATTGTCCGGTTGCAGGGAGGGCAGGGCGATGCCCAATGA
- a CDS encoding flagellar biosynthetic protein FliQ, whose amino-acid sequence MNAVDAIEIARAALMLVLTIAGPMLIAALIVGVVIGLLQALTQVQEMTLTFVPKIVVLGVVLLLSLPMIGHSMTVFMDRISDAIIHG is encoded by the coding sequence ATGAACGCCGTCGATGCCATTGAAATCGCGCGTGCAGCGCTGATGCTGGTGCTGACCATTGCCGGGCCGATGCTCATCGCGGCCCTCATCGTCGGCGTCGTCATCGGCTTGCTGCAGGCGTTGACGCAGGTGCAGGAAATGACGCTGACCTTCGTGCCCAAGATCGTGGTGCTGGGGGTGGTGCTGTTGCTCAGCCTGCCGATGATCGGTCATTCGATGACGGTGTTCATGGACCGCATCAGCGACGCCATCATCCACGGCTGA
- the fliR gene encoding flagellar biosynthetic protein FliR: MDALPIDAATFLILFARVGAVLMLLPAFSEDSVPMQTRLLIAVGFSIGLYGLLSPKIAPLAVSQAALPMIVIAEMLVGIAMGMIVKMLFSAAAMAGAIASMQIGLASALVMDPAQGGQAPLLTRLIGIAALIVCMAAGVHHLWIASIAQSYTLFPVGGLPPAQDFAMLAVRVLGQATALGVSLAAPFLIYGAIFNLGLGLAARVAPAIQVFFITQPLNLMLGLSLLAIVLGTMLTGFATAMGDFMQNGWSF, translated from the coding sequence ATGGACGCACTTCCCATCGATGCGGCAACCTTTCTGATCCTGTTCGCGCGGGTGGGGGCGGTACTGATGCTGCTCCCGGCCTTTTCGGAGGATTCGGTGCCGATGCAGACGCGGCTGCTGATCGCAGTCGGCTTCTCGATCGGCCTTTACGGGTTGCTCAGCCCGAAGATCGCGCCGCTTGCGGTGTCGCAGGCGGCGCTGCCGATGATCGTGATCGCCGAAATGCTGGTCGGCATCGCCATGGGCATGATCGTGAAGATGCTGTTCAGCGCAGCCGCCATGGCCGGCGCCATCGCCAGCATGCAGATCGGGCTTGCCTCGGCGCTGGTGATGGACCCTGCGCAAGGCGGCCAGGCGCCGCTGCTCACGCGCCTGATCGGGATCGCCGCGCTGATCGTCTGCATGGCCGCCGGCGTCCACCATCTCTGGATCGCCTCCATTGCGCAAAGCTATACGCTGTTCCCGGTCGGCGGGCTGCCGCCGGCACAGGATTTCGCGATGCTTGCGGTGCGCGTGCTCGGGCAGGCGACTGCGCTGGGCGTCAGCCTTGCCGCGCCGTTCCTGATCTATGGCGCGATCTTCAATCTCGGCCTTGGTCTCGCTGCGCGCGTCGCGCCCGCGATCCAGGTCTTCTTCATCACCCAGCCGCTCAACCTGATGCTGGGCCTGTCGCTGCTCGCGATCGTCCTCGGCACGATGCTGACCGGCTTCGCCACCGCGATGGGCGATTTCATGCAGAACGGCTGGAGCTTCTGA
- a CDS encoding flagellar basal body protein, with the protein MTSTPSLLAGIGQSMKNLSHRQRVIAENIANGETPGFKARTVAAPDFSSLVEVYGGGSGKSNIRRPQVQLSAGMSALGARPPQGGGGVMLDGDISETKPDGNNVTLEDQLLKMGKVQSDFAAMTNLYRKQVSLLKTAIGRG; encoded by the coding sequence ATGACCTCCACGCCCTCCCTGCTCGCCGGCATCGGCCAGTCGATGAAGAACCTGTCGCATCGCCAGCGGGTGATCGCAGAGAATATCGCCAACGGCGAAACGCCCGGTTTCAAGGCCCGCACCGTCGCGGCGCCCGACTTCTCGTCGCTGGTCGAGGTCTATGGCGGCGGCAGCGGGAAGTCGAACATCCGCCGTCCCCAGGTGCAATTGTCGGCAGGCATGTCCGCTCTCGGGGCCCGTCCGCCCCAAGGTGGCGGCGGGGTGATGCTCGACGGCGACATCAGCGAGACAAAACCCGACGGCAACAACGTCACGCTGGAAGACCAGTTGCTCAAGATGGGCAAGGTCCAGTCGGACTTCGCTGCCATGACCAACCTCTATCGCAAACAGGTCAGCCTGTTGAAAACCGCGATCGGGCGAGGCTGA